In Frederiksenia canicola, the sequence GCCGCCTTGTCTTGTTCAATGTCGCGTAAGTTATTGATATTTAATACTGCAACCGCCAATAGGCCGCTGGCGAATGCAGGGAAAAAGGTAATCAAAGGCAACGAGTGAACTTGTAAATAAAAAGTGCCAAGCACTGCTAAAAAACCGAAAAAAATCAGCACCGATAAATCGCCCAAGCCTAAATAGCCGTATGGTTTTTTGCCGACGGTATACGTAATCGCTGCAACAATCGCTAACACGCCAAGCACAAAAAACGCCAGCAGGTCTTGCCACGATTGGTAGGCACACATCACCAAAACCGCTCCTGAACTGAACGCCAAACCACTCACCATGATCATGGCTTTTCTCAGTTGCTCGCCAGAAATGGCACCATGCTGAATCGCACGCAACGGACCAATTCGTGCCGAGGTATCGGAGCCTTTGACATGGTCGCCATAGTCGTTGGCAAAGTTCGATAAAATCTGTAACAACAAGGTGGTCAGCAACGCTAACAGTGTGATAACACCATCAAACTTCCCCGCCCACGCCGCCAATGCGGAACCAACCAAAATCGATGCCAACGCAAGCGGTAAGGTTTTCGGGCGGGCTGTACTAAACCAAATCGAAAAAGTAGAATGTTTATTCATATTAATACGTTACAGAATGACCAAGTTTTAAGGCACATAAAGTTATATATCTTATTACAAATTCATCATCATTTTTTTGATTTTTAACAGAAAACGATCATTTTTATGCAAAATCTTCCCTCTGCTATTCAATTACAACCGATCGGCATTATCCACAGCCCTTATGGTGAGAAGTTTGCCGTGCCTCGCCAGCCAAATTTGGTCCCACAAGGCAAAGGCGTTTTACGCCTGCTGCCGCCCTATAATTCGCCCGATGCGGTGCGAGGGCTGGAACAATTTAGCCACTTATGGCTGATTTTTCATTTCCATCAAATTCCCGAGCGACACTGGCACGCAACCGTTCGCCCGCCGCGTTTGGGTGGCAATGAGCGGGTTGGCGTCTTTGCCAGCCGAGCGACCCATCGCCCCAATCCACTGGGCTTATCTAAAGTCGCATTACAACGAGTCGAAATTGCCGACGGCGACGTGCTGTTGCATTTAGGCAGTGTAGATTTGGTCGATGGCACGCCAATTTTCGACATCAAGCCATACCTCGCCTATGCCGACAGCGAACCGTACGCCTGTTCTGGTTTTGCTCAGCAAAAACCACCTGAACGATTGTGCGTTGAATTTACGCCAAAAGCCTTACAAGCGGTCAGTTTCTCAAAAAATTTTGCACATTTTGGCATTGATGATCCTGTCGTTTTTATTCGTGATGTGCTGGCACAAGATCCCCGCCCTGCCTATCAGCAAGGTAAACTTAGCGACCGGATGTATGGTATGCATCTCGCCAATCACAATATTTTATGGCAAGTTGATGCTGAAAATCCGAGCAAAGTGTGGGTGCTGGATGTTGAAACACTGAACTAATTTGAGAATACCGACTCTAATCAACAATTTTCGGATTTCTAACTTTTATTGAGGACAATGTAATGAAATTGCAAAAATATCTCGCCATCCTACCGCTTGCAGCGGCAACTTTCGCCGTATCTGCAGAGACTAATCCTGAATCTACTTACAACGGCAAAGGTTCCCAATTCCATTTTTCAACTCAAGTCAGCCGCACTGTTGAAAAAGATTTAATGAAAGCGGAAGTTTACAGCCGTAAGTCAGGCAAAAGTCTCGCCGAACTCAAAACGCAAGTTTCCACCAATCTAAACAAATTCTTGGAGATCGCTAAACAACACGCCGATATTGACATTGCGGCAAATGGCATCAGCAATTACGCCGACTATAACAAAGACGGCAAAGTGACCGGTTGGGTAGCAGAAGGTCAGATTACCTTGACAAGCAAAAACTTTGATGCAATGGCAAAAGTATTAGAAAATTTAGGTGATCACGTTGCGATCAGCTACATTGATTTCAGCGTATCACCTGAAAAAATGGCCTCGTTAGAAGATGAGATGACACTGGAGATCATCAAACAATTTCAACACAAAGCCAATGTTATTCAACAAGGCTTAAACGCAAAAAAATATGTATTAAGTGATGTGCGTTTAAATACGCCAAGTGATATTGCACCAGCTTCTAGTCCAAGAATGTATGCAGTGTCCACAATGAAAGCGTCATCAATGTCCTCTACTGAACAGCTCCCATTGGAAGCTGATAAGCAGACCATTTCTGCCACAGCATCTGGCAAAGTGATATTTGAATAATCCGCCGTCTCTTCACTTTCTCGCCGTAAACAGGCGAGATTACTTTTAATTCTGACCGCTTGTTACTTTACAAGCGGTCAGATCATTGTAACGTTTTGCAAATCAGCGATAACAAGCTACAATGCAACGTTTTTCACACTCAATTAAGGAAACCCTATGAAAATCGCAAAAAATGTGGTGCCAAGTATCGCTTACCAAGTTCGTACCCAAGATGGCGTACTCGTTGATGAAGCACCCGCGAACCAACCATTAGACTATTTACATGGTCACAACAACTTAGTGATCGGCTTAGAAAACGCACTGGAAGGCAAAGCCGTTGGCGATACCTTTGAAGTTCGCGTTAAACCCGAAGAAGGCTACGGTGAATACAACGAAAATATGGTGCAACGTGTACCCAAAGAAGTATTTATGGGCGTGGATGAATTAGAAGTTGGTATGCGTTTTATCGCAGACACCGATGTCGGTCCATTACCCGTAGTGATTACTGCGGTTGAAGGCGATGAAGTAGTGGTTGATGGTAACCATATGTTAGCAGGTCAAGAATTGCTATTTAGCGTGGAAGTCGTAGCAACTCGTGAAGCAACATTAGAAGAAATCGCTCACGGTCACGTTCACCAAGCAGGTGGTTGTTGCGGCGGACATGATAGCGACGAAGAACATCATGGCTGTGGTTGTGGCACGCATCATCACCATCATTACGATGAAGCACACGAAGGCTGCTGTGATGAACATCATCACCATCATCATAATGGCGAATGCTGTGATGAGCACCATCATCACCACCATTCAGCTGATGAGAAATGCCATAAACACTAATCACAGGTTGTTGCACGATGAGTGAACACGCTCTCAAAACTGGTACGGATTATCTCCGTACCATTGTCAGTTCTAAAATCTACGATCTTGCTCAAGTTACCCCATTGCAACCGATGGAAAAACTCTCTGAACGCTTGGGTAATAGCATTCTGATCAAACGTGAAGATCGCCAGCCAGTGCACAGTTTCAAACTGCGTGGGGCCTATGCGATGATCTCCAGCCTTTCTCCTGCTCAAAAAGCCTCAGGCGTTATTGCTGCCTCTGCGGGCAACCACGCACAAGGAGTGGCACTTTCCGCCAAACATCTTGGACTGCGGGCGTTAATTGTAATGCCGCAAAATACGCCATCAATCAAAGTCGATGCTGTGCGTGCTTTTGGCGGTGAAGTGTTGCTCTACGGGGCAAATTTTGATGAAGCCAAAGCCAAAGCGATTGAACTTGCCGACGAACTGAAAATGACCTTTGTCCATCCTTTCGATCACCCGTTAGTGATTGCAGGGCAAGGGGCGATCGGAATGGAACTGTTGCAGCAAACCAACGATTTGAACTACGTTTTCGTACCCGTCGGTGGTGGCGGTTTGGCAGCAGGCATTGCGGTGCTAATTAAGCAACTGATGCCAGAAATTAAAATTATTGGCGTCGAGTCCAAAGATTCCGCCTGCCTATTCCACGCCTTGCAGGCGGGTGAACCGGTTGAGCTAGAACGTGTCGGCTTGTTTGCTGACGGTGTGGCGGTAAAACGCATTGGCGATGAAACCTTCCGCTTATGTCAACAATATATTGATGATGTGGTACTGGTGGATAACGATGAGATTTGTGCAGCACTCAAAGACGTATTCGAAAATGTGCGTGCGGTGGCGGAGCCATCTGGTGCATTGTCGCTTGCAGGGCTGAAAAAATATATTGCTCAACACAATCTGCAAGGTAAAAAATTAGCCTGCATTCTGTCGGGTGCGAATATGAATTTCCACACCTTGCGTTACGTTTCTGAGCGGTGTGAAATCGGTGAAAAACACGAAGCCTTATTGGCCGTGACCATTCCCGAGCAGAAAGGAGCATTCTTGAGATTCTGCGAAATTCTCGGCAATCGTGCGGTAACTGAATTTAACTACCGCCATTCTGACGATCGCAAAGCCTGCATTTTCGTGGGAGTGCGAGTGAGTGGCAATGCAGAAAAACTCGATATTATCAAAGGATTACAGCAGCACGACTATGATGTTACCGATCTTTCTGAAGACGACATCGCGAAAACCCATATTCGTTATATGGTCGGCGGTCGCCCAACATCTATCGAGCGAGAAATGTTATACAGTTTTGAATTTCCAGAACAGAAAGGGGCATTGTTCCACTTCTTACAAACGCTAATCAACTGGGATATTTCGCTGTTCCATTATCGAGCCCACGGTGCAGATTATGGTGATATTTTAGCCGCCTTTGTGGTCAATGAACCAGAACAATCCCAATTCCAACAAGATCTCAACCGACTTGGCTACCGCTACCAAAATGTCAGTGATAGCCCTGCGTATCAGTTCTTCTTAAAATAACAAGCTAGCGTGAGCCTTGGCTCACCGTTTGCAAAACTTTTCAACAATCTCACCGCTTGTTGCGGTTTGGTGGGTCAAAATCCACCCTACATAAAAGAGGTTATAATGGCACAACGTAAATATTTCGGCACCGATGGCGTGCGTGGTGAAGTAGGGAAGTTTCCAATCACCCCTGAATTTGCTTTAAAACTCGGTTGGGCTGCAGGGAAAATCCTTGCAACTCAAGGCTCAAAAAAAGTGTTAATCGGTAAAGACACGCGTATTTCTGGCTATATGTTGGAGTCTGCTCTTGAAGCAGGTTTGGCTGCGGCAGGGCTGTCTGCGGCGTTCACAGGCCCGATGCCAACCCCTGCGATTGCTTACTTAACTCGCACGTTCCGTGCGGAAGCGGGCATTGTGATTTCAGCGTCCCACAACCCTTATTACGATAACGGCATCAAATTCTTCTCATCCGTTGGCGAAAAATTACCTGATGATGTAGAAGAAGCGATCGAAGCTTTACTTGATCAACCGATGGATTGCGTTAGCTCTGCCGAACTCGGGCGTGCAAGCCGCATCAACGATGCGGCAGGTCGCTATATTGAATTCTGTAAAAGCACCTTCCCGGCATACTTAAGCCTTGAGGGCTATAAAATTGTGGTCGATTGTGCTAACGGCGCAACCTACCACATCGCACCAAATGTGCTGCGTGAATTAGGTGCAGAGGTGATCGAAATTGGCACTCGCCCAGACGGTTTAAACATCAATGAAAAATGTGGAGCAACAGACATCAACGCCTTGCAAAAAGTGGTGGTTGATGCGGGGGCAGATGTCGGCTTAGCTTACGATGGCGATGGCGACCGCTTGATTATGGTCGATCACATAGGCAATAAAGTCGATGGTGACCAAATTCTGTTTATTATCGCCCGCGAAGCGTTGCGAGCAGGCAAACTGCAAGGCGGCGTGGTCGGCACTTTGATGAGCAATATGAGCTTAGAAATCGCCTTGAAACAATTAGCAATTCCATTCGTGCGTGCCAATGTGGGCGACCGCTATGTGCTTGAATTATTAAAAGAAAAAGGCTGGAAGTTAGGCGGCGAAAACTCAGGACATATCATCGTATTAGATAAAAACACCACGGGCGATGGCATTATTGCCTCTCTCGAAGTGTTAGCCGCCATGGCAAGCCATAAATTGAGTCTGAACGAATTAGCGAAAGCCGTTCCGCTATTCCCGCAGGTGTTGCTCAACGTTCGCTTTGAAGGTGGTGCAAATCCACTTGAAAGCGAGGAGGTCAAAATCGTTGCTGCGGAAGTAGAAAAGCGTTTGGCAGGCAAAGGGCGTATTTTATTGCGAAAATCAGGTACCGAGCCGTTAATTCGTGTGATGGTTGAATGCGAAGATGCCGAACTGGCTCAACGCAGTGCTGAAGAAATTGTCGATGCGGTAAAACGTAACTAATGCAAGCGGTCAGTTTATTGCAAAACTTTGCGAAAAACTGACCGCTTGTTCCATATTCGTAGGATGGGCCTTTGCCCATCATTTTAAATTTAATAAACATTGATGGGCTGAAGCCCTACTGGGGTAAATTATGGATCAACTCGAAATGAAAAAAATCGCGGCTCGTGCGGCGTTGAAATACGTAAAACCTGACACCATTGTTGGCGTGGGCAGTGGCTCCACGGTAAATTGCTTTATTGAAGCCCTTGGCGAGATGCGAGATAAGATCAAAGGTGCGGTGGCAGCATCGAAAAATTCGGAAGAATTGCTGCGTAAACAAGGTATTGAAGTGTTTAATGCCAACGAGGTATCAAGTCTTGATGTGTATATTGATGGAGCGGACGAAATCACTCCGCAAGGCTATATGATCAAAGGTGGTGGTGCGGCATTGACTCGTGAAAAAATTGTGAGTTCACTAGCAAAAAAATTCATCTGTATTGTGGATTCCACAAAACAGGTCGATGTGCTAGGCTCTACGTTCGCATTACCTGTAGAAGTGATCCCAATGGCTCGCTCCTATGTGGCTCGTCAGCTGGTGGCACTCGGTGGCTCGCCCGAGTACCGTGAAAATGTCGTGACCGACAACGGCAACGTGATTTTAGATGTGTACAACTTCAAAATCTTAGAGCCGTTGAAAATGGAGCAAACCATTAACAACATCGCAGGCGTGGTCACCAATGGCATCTTCGCCCAACGCTACGCTAACGTCACTATCGTCGGCACACCAGACGGGGCAAAGATTATTGAATAACAAGCGGCTAAACATTGCGACTGCTTCGCATATAAAGGTGAGATCGGGCACATAGATCCTCTCCTACATTGATAACAACATTTCAGGAAAAACTATGACACAACCAAAAACCTCCCTCGACAAATCTAAAATCAAATTTGTGCTGCTTGAAGGCGTGCATCAAAATGCGATTGATGCGATTAAAGCCGCTGGCTATACCAACATTGAATACCACAAAAAAGCCCTTGATGGCCAAGAGCTGCTTGATGCAGTAAAAGATGCCCACTTCTTGGGGATTCGTTCACGCACTTTTGTCACCGAAGACGTGCTGGCTCACGCCCCGAAATTGATTGCTATCGGCTGCTTCTGTATCGGCACCAATCAGGTGGATCTCAATGCCGCTAAACAGCGTGGTATTCCTGTATTCAATGCTCCCTTCTCAAACACACGTTCAGTCGCAGAATTAGTGTTGGGCGAGATTTTACTGTTAATGCGTCAGGTGCCGACCGCCAATGCGGAAGTGCATCGTGGCATTTGGAACAAATCCGCCGCAGGTTCAAACGAAGTGCGGGGCAAAAATCTCGGTATTATCGGTTATGGTCATATCGGCTCGCAGTTAAGCATTTTGGCAGAAGCCATCGGGATGCGTGTGTATTTCTACGATATCGAAAACAAACTGCCTTTAGGTAACGCTCAACAAGTGAGCAGCCTTGATGAATTGTTGGCGATAAGTGATGCGATCTCGCTGCACGTGCCAGAAAATGCATCAACCAAGAACTTGTTGAATGCGACAAACTTACCGAACGTGAAAAAAGATGCCGTGGTGATCAATGCTGCTCGTGGCACGGTAGTGGATATTGATGCGTTAGTTGATGTCTTGAAAGCAGGACATATTCGTGGTGCCGCCTTGGACGTATTTCCTGAAGAGCCCGCCTCCATCAGCGATCCGTTTGTATCACCATTGACCGAGTTTGATAATGTGATTTTGACCCCGCACATTGGCGGATCAACCTCGGAGGCCCAAGCGAATATCGGGTCTGAAGTGGCGAATAAATTTGTGAAATACTCCGACAACGGCTCAACACTGTCAGCTGTTAATTTCCCAGAAGTGTCCTTGCCAGAACATAGCGGCACTAAACGCTTGCTCCATATTCACACTAACAAACCGGGTATTTTGAACAAAATCAACCAAGTGTTTGTGGATTTAAACGTGAACATCGCGGCGCAGTTTTTACAAACTGACCCACAAATTGGTTATGTGGTGATCGATGTGGAATCAGAGCATACTGATGAAGCGTTGAGACGCCTGAAAGAGATCGATGGCACCATTAAGAGCCGCGTACTCTATTAAAGTAAAATAAGATAAAAAAATCAGGGACATTTTGAGTGTCCCTGATTTTTTTACTCGCCTTGCTAATTACAGCTCAACATATTGCTCATTGAGTAGTCTTGAAAGCAAGGCTTTGCCATTTTTAAAACGAAATTCACCATAACGCGCGGCATTATAGTGTGCGGCTTTTCCTTCTGCGAAAAAGTACTGATGGCTTGGGAGCCTGAGCTGCCCCCAATCCCACTTAACGGGTAGATAAACCCCTTCTGCACAGCCAGAAAAACTCGTTGGTTTCTCTGTTTCAAGGCGGCATAAGGTCGCAACATTGTGCTGATCAAGGGAAACTAACGCATAAACTTTATGGCTCCACTTCATTTGCGGTTCGTAGAATGGATCGCTCAGTTCAGTTTCTTGTTCTTGTTTGTATAACTTATCATTGATGTGCCCTAAAATGGTGTAACTAAGCTCCATATAGTCACCTTGCATTAATGAGCGGGGATCAACAGGAGCAAGTTCTAACAAAATCGGCGTGCCGTTTTTAAGCACATCTTCATTTTGCGTTATGGCATAGTTCGCCAATCCAAGCGTTGCCGCCAAACTGAGAACTGCCGCGATAGGCACTTTTCGATTTGCAACATATTGCTCGGAACTAACCGCTTGCGGGAGCAATTTGGCTTTGCGATAGAGATAAATTGCCAAGCCGCCAAACAGCACACCGTTACTCAAAAGCAAAAAGCTCTTATATAGCAGTGGAATAGCAAGGAAATAATAATATTCTGAGAGATTCCACAGTAGCCATAATGCCGAGAACAGCAACAATGTGCGGTTGCGATTGGCGAACGCCAGTAATAATAGCGATAAACAAATACTTAGCCAGGTATAACCTGTGAAAAGTAATACAAAACCCAGCAAACCGACTAACACCACGACATTCACGGATTTTTTCTGCCAATATTGTAAGATCACAAAAATGATCACAGGAGAAAGTACAATCAACATGGACATAATGCCAGCAAGACTGAACGTCATATTGTCGAAATATCCGTTAGAAATCACTCGAATAAATGCGGAGAAAGAGTCCACTTCTGGTAATGCGTCTGCTTCTGTCATATACGAAGACATTATTACTCGATAGTAATTTCCCGCATCAAACAATAACAATGCCCAGCCGAGCGGGTTTAAATGAACGGGAGCTTTTGATGCGAATAAGAAACTCACCAAATACGCAAGGATCAGCCAGTAAATATAATCAGAAAGTGGATAGTGATAGTTGATTTGATAAAGTACTGCGATTAATGCGATCGATCTTACCCAAGTGGATTGGCAAATCGCATAAATTAGCAAAAAACCCGCAACAAACGCGGCCGATTCAACTGGGTTTGGTAGATCGTAGTCAAATGAAAACGTACCATACAGAACGACCAACACAATTGCAGCGGCAAAACAGGTCTGTGAAATCAACGGATGCACGGTATTTTTTATGAAAAGCCCCGTAGCCAACAACATAAAGGCAAGAATCAGAAAAACACCTTCAGATCGCACACCATTGAGATAAAGCACAACAAGAATCAATGCAATTGCCAATAATGTCAGGAAAAAGTAGAGCAACGTCACCCCAATATTGTTTTCAATATGAGCATATTTTTCCTTAATCCACCGTGTTAATTGATAACCTAAAAAAATGACTGCCGCCACTGTTATCAGTGCCATGACATAAATTTCTCCGTCACGAACAAGCAAAAAGTTGGCAGCGATCACCAATGTGCAGTAAAAGAGCACATAATTAACAGGGTCAAACCGCTTTTTACTATAATAAAAAAGCAGCCCAGCCATCAGCAATACAATAAACAGAGCGAGACTATCATTACTAAATAGTGCAAATACGGACGCCGTGGCAACAAGCAACGACAATGTGCGAATTACAATCCGCCATTTATCGTGAAATAAAGTTGGAAAGCGTTCAAACAGGCCAAGTAAGGTGATATTGAAAAACAACGCCACCAAATAAAACGAAGAGAAACTGTAGCTAAAGAGCAGACCTCTCTCAAAATAAAACCCGATAGCTAAATTTACGGTCACAATCCACAGCAAAATACCTGCCACATTGGGTAGCACCATCCAAAGTGGCACCTGTAATAACGCCCATAACGCAAAAAGCTCCCAAACATCCGCTCCCGTTTGGTAAATCTGCCCAATGAGAGCAAATAGCCCCCCGATGACGACCGCCGCCACAAACCAAAGCAGCTGAATTTTATTGATTGAATTTGCCCGCCGACTAAGCCATAAACTCCCGCCGATGAGTAACACTAACAGCCCTTGAGTTGCAAAAAGTTTTTCAAATTTACTGAAATACGCCCAGTTAGACGCAATCCACGTCACCACGCCGCTCGAAAAAAATCCAGCCCCGAACAGTGAGAATAAAATCAGTAAGAATTTATCCCAAGATTCAATCCAAAAATCGTTTTTCATAATGCTCTCCTCTTTGCAAAAAATTGCTCAGAAACGACCGCTTGTTGCGAGCCTAGTAACCCAAACGCCGATGATAGTAGCACACAAACCGCCGATTGTGTGTAACCCAAATACCATTGCCGCATTCAGCCATTTTTCTTGGATAAGTTTATCGACGATCTCCGCTGAAAAAGCAGAAAACGTAGTGAAACTACCGAGAAATCCCGTGATCAACAGCAACTTCTGCCCGTCCTGCAAATTCAGCCCCATCGTCATGCCAATCAGTAAACAGCCGAGTACATTTGCAAAAAAAGTGCCGAAACTAACCGCTTGTAGCAACGGATTAAGCCACACGCCGAGCTGCCAGCGACAAATTGCACCGAATGCGGCACCAATTGAAATCAGCAATATATTCATAGTCCCACCTAGCCCTTCCCCTTCAATCAAAGGAAGAAAACGGTATGTTAAATCAAGAAAAAATGCGGAATTAAGTTCATCACAATCATCGTTAAAATTGCTTGTAATAGGCGTGATGAACCGAAAATAAAGCCGCGATTTTTGCCGTTGTCAAATTTCACTAACAGGTTCGCCATCGCCGTGAGTACATAAACTTCAATCAAGGTGAATATCACCAAATAGAGATACGCCGAGAACAGCGAAGCATATTTCAACGTAAGAAACCACGGCACAATCATTCCCAATGCCAGCAAGGGTGCAATCCAGACTAACTGACGGGAGGTGAGATGAATATGTTTGGAAAATGGCGATTGTAATGCCACAGTCATCAACCCATTGATAAATAAGGCGACTGGCACTTGCTCAGGAGAATTGAGTTTATTATCAAACAAATAGGGAAAAATCACGAAAAACGATAACGCCACGCTAATCGGCAAAAACAGCATCAAATGCACATAGACAAACTCTTTGGTGATAATCTCCCGAAGTTGTCCCCAGCGGAATTTCACCTGCTGATTGACACTCGGCATGGTGAAAAAAGGTTTTGCCATAAACAGAAACAGTACCGCTTCCAACGCAAAACAGAGCCAAATTAGCCAGTCGATCTGCTCAAATTTGATAAACGGAATAGCAAGCAGCGGTGCCGCCATTGACGACATACTGGTCACCTTGAGAAATTTGCCCTGCAAGCGGGTTTTGGACTCGTAGCTGTCGTCCGCCAACGCAAGCAAACAGGCACGGGCGTTGGTCGAAAACAGGCAACTGCCCAAACCAAAGCAGACGGTAGCGAACAGCAAAATCAGATAGTGATCCGCCGACAGAAAGAACACATACGCCAGCACATCAAAAAAACAGCCAAGCAACATCATTTTCGCCAAGCCGTAGCGATCGCCCCAGATCCCCGCAAAAATTGCCAACGCCTGGGAGCAGAAAAATAGCAACGACAACGAAAAGGCAATTTCCGTATTCGATAGCCCTTTCTGCTGTAAAAAAATAAAAAAGACGCTCTGCATCGAGAAGAACGCCAAGGTCGAAATAAATCGCCGCCAAAGAAGAAGATTTTGTAAAGACATAAATTTGCAAAAAATTGTGAGA encodes:
- a CDS encoding GDYXXLXY domain-containing protein; protein product: MKNDFWIESWDKFLLILFSLFGAGFFSSGVVTWIASNWAYFSKFEKLFATQGLLVLLIGGSLWLSRRANSINKIQLLWFVAAVVIGGLFALIGQIYQTGADVWELFALWALLQVPLWMVLPNVAGILLWIVTVNLAIGFYFERGLLFSYSFSSFYLVALFFNITLLGLFERFPTLFHDKWRIVIRTLSLLVATASVFALFSNDSLALFIVLLMAGLLFYYSKKRFDPVNYVLFYCTLVIAANFLLVRDGEIYVMALITVAAVIFLGYQLTRWIKEKYAHIENNIGVTLLYFFLTLLAIALILVVLYLNGVRSEGVFLILAFMLLATGLFIKNTVHPLISQTCFAAAIVLVVLYGTFSFDYDLPNPVESAAFVAGFLLIYAICQSTWVRSIALIAVLYQINYHYPLSDYIYWLILAYLVSFLFASKAPVHLNPLGWALLLFDAGNYYRVIMSSYMTEADALPEVDSFSAFIRVISNGYFDNMTFSLAGIMSMLIVLSPVIIFVILQYWQKKSVNVVVLVGLLGFVLLFTGYTWLSICLSLLLLAFANRNRTLLLFSALWLLWNLSEYYYFLAIPLLYKSFLLLSNGVLFGGLAIYLYRKAKLLPQAVSSEQYVANRKVPIAAVLSLAATLGLANYAITQNEDVLKNGTPILLELAPVDPRSLMQGDYMELSYTILGHINDKLYKQEQETELSDPFYEPQMKWSHKVYALVSLDQHNVATLCRLETEKPTSFSGCAEGVYLPVKWDWGQLRLPSHQYFFAEGKAAHYNAARYGEFRFKNGKALLSRLLNEQYVEL
- a CDS encoding fluoride efflux transporter FluC; this translates as MNILLISIGAAFGAICRWQLGVWLNPLLQAVSFGTFFANVLGCLLIGMTMGLNLQDGQKLLLITGFLGSFTTFSAFSAEIVDKLIQEKWLNAAMVFGLHTIGGLCATIIGVWVTRLATSGRF
- a CDS encoding MFS transporter, translating into MSLQNLLLWRRFISTLAFFSMQSVFFIFLQQKGLSNTEIAFSLSLLFFCSQALAIFAGIWGDRYGLAKMMLLGCFFDVLAYVFFLSADHYLILLFATVCFGLGSCLFSTNARACLLALADDSYESKTRLQGKFLKVTSMSSMAAPLLAIPFIKFEQIDWLIWLCFALEAVLFLFMAKPFFTMPSVNQQVKFRWGQLREIITKEFVYVHLMLFLPISVALSFFVIFPYLFDNKLNSPEQVPVALFINGLMTVALQSPFSKHIHLTSRQLVWIAPLLALGMIVPWFLTLKYASLFSAYLYLVIFTLIEVYVLTAMANLLVKFDNGKNRGFIFGSSRLLQAILTMIVMNLIPHFFLI